A genomic region of Macaca thibetana thibetana isolate TM-01 chromosome 14, ASM2454274v1, whole genome shotgun sequence contains the following coding sequences:
- the MRPL17 gene encoding 39S ribosomal protein L17, mitochondrial isoform X1, with protein sequence MRLSVAAAISHGRVFRRLGLGPESRIHLLRNLLTGLVRHERIEAPWARVDEMRGYAEKLIDYGKLGDTNERAMRMADFWLTEKDLIPKLFQVLAPRYKDQNGGYTRMLQIPNRSLDRAKMAVIEYKGNCLPPLPLPRRDSHLTLLNQLLQGLRQDLSQSQEASNHSSHTAQTPRI encoded by the exons ATGCGGCTGTCGGTCGCTGCAGCCATCTCCCATGGCCGCGTATTTCGCCGTCTGGGCCTCGGTCCCGAGTCCCGCATCCATCTGTTGCGGAACTTGCTCACAGGGCTGGTGCGGCACGAACGCATCGAGGCACCATGGGCGCGTGTGGACGAGATGAGGGGCTACGCGGAGAAG CTCATCGACTATGGGAAGCTGGGAGACACCAACGAACGAGCCATGCGCATGGCTGACTTCTGGCTCACA GAGAAAGACTTGATCCCAAAGCTGTTTCAAGTTCTGGCCCCTCGATACAAAGATCAAAATGGGGGCTACACAAGAATGCTGCAGATCCCAAATCGGAGTTTGGATCGGGCCAAAATGGCAGTGATCGAGTATAAAGGGAActgcctcccacccctgcctctgcctcgcAGAGACAGCCACCTTACACTCCTAAACCAGCTGCTGCAGGGTTTGCGGCAGGACCTCAGCCAGAGCCAGGAAGCAAGCAACCACAGCTCCCACACAGCTCAAACACCAAGGATTTAA
- the MRPL17 gene encoding 39S ribosomal protein L17, mitochondrial isoform X2: protein MRLSVAAAISHGRVFRRLGLGPESRIHLLRNLLTGLVRHERIEAPWARVDEMRGYAEKEKDLIPKLFQVLAPRYKDQNGGYTRMLQIPNRSLDRAKMAVIEYKGNCLPPLPLPRRDSHLTLLNQLLQGLRQDLSQSQEASNHSSHTAQTPRI from the exons ATGCGGCTGTCGGTCGCTGCAGCCATCTCCCATGGCCGCGTATTTCGCCGTCTGGGCCTCGGTCCCGAGTCCCGCATCCATCTGTTGCGGAACTTGCTCACAGGGCTGGTGCGGCACGAACGCATCGAGGCACCATGGGCGCGTGTGGACGAGATGAGGGGCTACGCGGAGAAG GAGAAAGACTTGATCCCAAAGCTGTTTCAAGTTCTGGCCCCTCGATACAAAGATCAAAATGGGGGCTACACAAGAATGCTGCAGATCCCAAATCGGAGTTTGGATCGGGCCAAAATGGCAGTGATCGAGTATAAAGGGAActgcctcccacccctgcctctgcctcgcAGAGACAGCCACCTTACACTCCTAAACCAGCTGCTGCAGGGTTTGCGGCAGGACCTCAGCCAGAGCCAGGAAGCAAGCAACCACAGCTCCCACACAGCTCAAACACCAAGGATTTAA